A region of Ochotona princeps isolate mOchPri1 chromosome 9, mOchPri1.hap1, whole genome shotgun sequence DNA encodes the following proteins:
- the LOC101523181 gene encoding cytochrome c oxidase subunit 6C, with protein MAPSALAKPQMRGLLARRLRVHIVGAFVAALSAAALYKFAVAEPRKKAYADFYRNYDSMKDFEEMKRAGIFQSTK; from the exons ATGGCGCCCAGTGCTTTGGCGAAGCCTCAGATGCGGGGCCTGCTAGCCCGTCGCCTGCGAGTTCACATCGTCGGAGCCTTTGTAGCGGCCCTGAGCGCCGCGGCTCTGTATAAG TTTGCTGTGGCTGAGCCGAGGAAGAAGGCATATGCAGATTTCTACAGGAATTATGACTCCATGAAggattttgaagagatgaagaggGCTGGCATCTTCCAGAGCACAAAGTGA